From Candidatus Cloacimonadota bacterium:
ATCAGATCATTCTCCCCTCTCTTGGTTCGAAGAGAGGGCTCGGGGGTGAGTTTATATAAAAAACTCTTTCAACTTACTGAAAAAACTTTTATGCGGATGCAGCTTTTTTTCAGAATCGTACTTACTTAATTTACTGAACAATTCCTTTTCATCAGCATTCAATTTTGTAGGTGTTATCACTCGCACTTTCACAAAAAGGTCTCCACGATATGAACTGTTTACATGCGGCAAACCCTGGCTGCGAAGTCGGAAAACTTTGCCACTTTGAGTTCCGGCAGGAATTTTCATTTTAACTTTGCCGGAAAGAGTTGGACACAGAATTTCCGTTCCCAAAGCTGCCTGAGAAAAACTGATAGGAAATTCACAAACCAGATTGGCATCCTGACGTTCAAAAATATCATGTTCTTTTTCGTGGATCAGAACCAGAATGTCACCATTCTCACCACCATTTTTACCGCGATTTCCCTGACCGCGCAAGCGAATATACTGACCTTCGGAAACTCCGGCAGGAATATTTATACTGATCGTTTTAGTTTTGGCTGAACGACCTTCACCACCACATTTGAGGCATTTATTCTTGATCTGCTTTCCGCTTCCATGACAAGATGGGCAAGTTACAACCTGTTGAATCTGGCCAAAAAGTGAACGTGAAACCTGACGAACCTGACCGGAACCATTACATTGACTACAAGTTTGTGTGTTTCCATCTGCTGAACCTGTTCCATTACAGGCGCTGCAAGAATCCTGCACATTTATCTTTATCTTCTTATCAATACCTTTATTTACTTCTTCCAAACTAAGTGAAAGTGAAATTTGCAGGTCTTCACCGCGGTTGTTGGATTGTGATCTTCTTCTGCCACCGCCAAAACCACCACCGAAGATATGTTCAAAAATACTACCGAAACCACTATCTCCAAAGATATCGGAGAAGTCGCTGGCATGAGTAAAATTGTCCCAGGTAAATCCGTTATTTCCAAAAGCACCTTCCACTCCGGCATGACCGTATTGATCATACTTCTGGCGTTTATTTCGATCACTCAGAACTTCATACGCTTCGGAAGCTTCTTTAAATTTATCTTCTGCTGTTTTATCATCCTTGTTTTTATCAGGATGATATTTCATTGCCAATTTACGATAGGCTTTTTTTATCTCTGAATCACTGGCATTTTTGTCTACGCCCAGAACTTCATAATAA
This genomic window contains:
- the dnaJ gene encoding molecular chaperone DnaJ, yielding MAKRDYYEVLGVDKNASDSEIKKAYRKLAMKYHPDKNKDDKTAEDKFKEASEAYEVLSDRNKRQKYDQYGHAGVEGAFGNNGFTWDNFTHASDFSDIFGDSGFGSIFEHIFGGGFGGGRRRSQSNNRGEDLQISLSLSLEEVNKGIDKKIKINVQDSCSACNGTGSADGNTQTCSQCNGSGQVRQVSRSLFGQIQQVVTCPSCHGSGKQIKNKCLKCGGEGRSAKTKTISINIPAGVSEGQYIRLRGQGNRGKNGGENGDILVLIHEKEHDIFERQDANLVCEFPISFSQAALGTEILCPTLSGKVKMKIPAGTQSGKVFRLRSQGLPHVNSSYRGDLFVKVRVITPTKLNADEKELFSKLSKYDSEKKLHPHKSFFSKLKEFFI